In Lathyrus oleraceus cultivar Zhongwan6 chromosome 2, CAAS_Psat_ZW6_1.0, whole genome shotgun sequence, the DNA window TTTTAAATCAGAGACCTTAGTCGAAACATCATCACTGGTTCTATACCTCGACAATGGACTACAATGAACTTGGTTGAGTTGTAAGAACTTTTCTTTGGTTATTGTCTCAGAAGTTTCTTGTTTCTCAAGTAAACTAACTGAAAATGACACACTAAAGTTTTGTTCACTATTGAAAATATGCAGATCTTTAATGGGAAACAGATTATCAGGACCATTCCCTAAAGTTCTAACCAACATTACAACTCTAAAAAATATGTAAGTTAAATCATTTCTTTACTTTCATACAACCCGTGTTCGTGATTGCGAACGCACTTCTTAGTTTAACATTGTAGGAATGTTACAGGAGTATCGAAGGAAATCTATTTTCAGGCTTTATTCCGACGGAGATTGGAAATTTGATCAACTTAGAAAAACTGTAATTCTTCTGAAAATTCTCTGTCTTCTTATTGGAATCGCAATCTCTGATTCTTTCTGTAGTGTTTAACATGAATGAATGAATTGTGTTTGTTTAGCATCCTTCAATCAAACGCATTCACAGGAGCGTTACCGTCCGCGCTTTCCAAGTTGACGAAATTGAATGATGTGTAAGTATTTGGTCTCTTATCAATTTCTGAATCAAAACAGAAATTCGTATTTCTTCGCATACTGACTCATCTTTCGGAAAATTATTTTAGGAGGCTGAGTGACAATAACTTCTTTGGGAAGATACCTGATTTCATTAGTAAATGGAAAGTGATTGAAAAGCTGTAAGTTTCCTAACTAGTTGTTTCTTTTTCAGTTGTTATCTATCGCGAAACCGTGGAAATAACAGTTTGTTCAAATTCTTCTATGCTACAATGAAAACACTAGCGTATCGCAGAATAATAGCGATTTGTTCAAATTCTGCTATGCTAACCGCTATAGCCTCTATTCGATAATACTGATTTGTTTTGTATTATTGTACACTATACTTTTCGTATCGATATTTTTCGAATTTTTTGGTTTCAGGCACATCCAAGGTTGCTCTCTTGAGGGGCCTATACCTTCCAGCATTTCCGCACTGTCAAAATTGAGTGATTTGTATGCTTCTAATGCTTTTATATAGAATTTTTTCATTATagaagatgaaattttgaactgatttttttgtttgttttgatACTTAGGAGGATAACTGATTTGAGAGGTAGTAGAAGCTCTACTTTTCCACCACTAAATAATATGAAATCCATGAAGACACTGTGAGTTCAATTACTGACTTAAAAACGCTTTCACTTTTTCTTGAAGTCTtttcaaaatgacctataattttaCTTGGACGTCATAATGCAGAGTTTTGAGAAGATGCGCGATTAAAGGAGAGATCCCGGAGTATATCGGGGTAATGGAAAAACTGAAAATCTTGTAAGTGATTCAAAGAGTGATGTAGAATgttttctctttttcttttcaaattaaccatttcctTATGCTAAACATGTTCATTAATTTATCTTAATTGATGCAGAGATTTGAGTTTCAATAGCTTGAGTGGAAAGATACCTGACTCTTTTGCTGAGCTTGATAAAGTGGACTACATGTAAGCGAACAGACTGAACCGAACCCGAACGAAACATATTTTTGGATCATCTCTTTGTTGAACATCTCGTATAACAAAATACAACTTCTGTCGAATAATGCAGGTACCTTACTTCGAACAACTTATCAGGAACTATACCGGGCTGGGTCcttgaaaataacaaaaatatgtAAGTCGAATACCTTCAAATATGCTACATATATTTCAAAGCATTTAGTACTAACATGAGATACATATTTTGGTGCACAGTGATATCTCTAACAATAACTTTGAATGGGAAAACTTAAGTCCAACCGAATGTCAACGAGGGAGCATGTAAGTTTCATTCAAGCTTCGAGTTTTTGTTATCGTGAATAAACATGGTTATCAGTGTAACgagtttttgtttttttttttccAGAAACCTTGTCGAGAGCTACTCTTTATTATCGTCGAAGAAGTAAGACAGTGTGCTTTAAACATAATTGTTTTCATACCTTTTTGCTTAGTACATACATAACCTTATTCTTCGCTCTGTGTTGCAGAAGTAACATTCATTCATGCCTAAAAAAGAACTTCCCGTGCTCGACGGATAAACCTCGTAAGTGTGTGACCATACAAAATACAAAATATTCTTATATCTGATATGCTGCTAAGAATAGAGATTCAAATTTTGTTAACAGGTCGTTACTCCATGCGCATTAACTGCGGTGGTAGTGAAGCAAATGTTAGTGGTAGTATATACGAAGCAGACATAGAACGAAAAGGCGCTTCGATGTTATTTATCACTAACGGTTGGGCTCTTAGCAGCACAGGGGGCTTCATGGACAATGATATTGATTCTGATCCCTACACTGTGACCAATACTTCTAAACTTAATGTCTCTATGATCAACTCGAAACTCTACACAACAGCTCGTGTTTCGCCTCTTTCTCTCACATACTATGGCCTGTGTATGATAAATGGAATCTACACTGTCAAGCTTCACTTTGCAGAGATTATTTTCATCAATGATAGATCATTTAACAGTCTCGGGAAGAGGATATTCGACGTCTACATCCAGGTAACTATTACTTTATATGTTCGAGATGAAAAATAATTGAATTTTGTTGAACCGCGCGTTGATTTAGATGGAATGTATTGTTTTGTCATATGATTTAAGGGGAATTTGGTGCTGAGAGACTTCGATATCGAACGAGAAGCTGGTGGTACCGGAAAGCCAATTGTGAAGAAATTTAACGCAACTGTCACGCAAAATACTTTGAAGATTCAATTCTACTGGGCTGGAAAAGGAACCACCGGAATACCAACAAGAGGAGTTTATGGGCCTTCAGTTTCTGCTATTTCAGTGGATCCTAGTAAGTCACATCCTGCACCTTAGATTATATCTAGCCAACTTCGACTAAGTCATTATTTTTTAGCTTCTGATTGAAGTTTAGTTTTCGATCTTCATTCCTACAAAAGCTATAAATAGATACTTTTCTCTTTCACAGATTTTAAACCTCCATTAGAGCACgacgacaacaacaacaaccgaACCTATGTCATACTACTAACAGTTGGCATAGTCAGTGGTGTTTTAGTCGTTGTCCTCATTATGCTGGCTATCATGAGGAGGAAGGGATTGTTAGGAGGCAAGGATCCAGTTTATAAAGGTATGGAATGCTCCGCGAAGTTTCTTCGATTCTTTTGTTTATAATAAATGcttcattttgaaaattttccaTTTTTTTCCACAGAGCTTCAAGGTATAGACCTGCAAACAGGATTGTTCActttaaaacaaataaaagtaGCTACCAAAAACTTCGATGCAGAAAATAAACTCGGCGAAGGAGGCTTTGGTTCTGTTTACAAGGTATTTTGATACTCAAAGTGTGATGGAAATTCATTAGATCTATCATGCTATATAACATTTAAGATATGTTTAAAATTGCAAGAAAAAAATAATACCTTAATCATGTTGCAGGGGCTACTATCAGATGGTACAGTAATTGCAGTAAAGCAGCTATCATCAAAATCTAAGCAAGGAAACCGCGAGTTCGTGAACGAGATAGGAATGTTATCTGGACTTCAGCATCCGAATCTTGTTAAGCTCCACGGATGTTGCGTCGAAGGGAACCAACTAATACTGATATATGAGTACATGGAAAATAATTGTCTATCCCGCATTCTCTTCGGTAAGTAAGCTTTATAGTCCTAATAAAAATGAATGAACTTAGATATAAATTTTGAATAAATGTGATTCATTATCTTTCTAACAATCGATCACATACAGGGAAGGGATCAGACCGGAAAACGAAACTCGATTGGCTTACCAGGAAGAAAATTTGCCTTGGTATAGCTAAAGCTTTGGCTTATCTCCATGAAGAATCCAGAATTAAAATCATACATAGGGATATCAAGGCAAGTAATGTGTTGTTGGACAAAGATTTCAATGCAAAAATTTCAGATTTCGGTTTGGCAAAACTTATTGAAGACGACAAAACGCATGTCAGCACCCGGATTGCAGGAACAATGTAAGTTCTTAGTAGTTTGGAGTGAAGCTTCACTCCTAGTTTTTCATGAAAAGTGAAATCATAAAGTTTGCA includes these proteins:
- the LOC127117728 gene encoding probable LRR receptor-like serine/threonine-protein kinase At1g07650 isoform X1, translating into MELNVFFFILLFCSTFFSHFTSAATPKLNTQEVKALKEIGNKIGKKDWDFGVDPCSGKGKWNVSESDNWKGFESSVICDCSFKNNSSCHVVSMSLKEQNLSGILSPEFSKLRHLKILDLSRNIITGSIPRQWTTMNLVELSLMGNRLSGPFPKVLTNITTLKNMSIEGNLFSGFIPTEIGNLINLEKLILQSNAFTGALPSALSKLTKLNDVRLSDNNFFGKIPDFISKWKVIEKLHIQGCSLEGPIPSSISALSKLSDLRITDLRGSRSSTFPPLNNMKSMKTLVLRRCAIKGEIPEYIGVMEKLKILDLSFNSLSGKIPDSFAELDKVDYMYLTSNNLSGTIPGWVLENNKNIDISNNNFEWENLSPTECQRGSINLVESYSLLSSKKSNIHSCLKKNFPCSTDKPRRYSMRINCGGSEANVSGSIYEADIERKGASMLFITNGWALSSTGGFMDNDIDSDPYTVTNTSKLNVSMINSKLYTTARVSPLSLTYYGLCMINGIYTVKLHFAEIIFINDRSFNSLGKRIFDVYIQGNLVLRDFDIEREAGGTGKPIVKKFNATVTQNTLKIQFYWAGKGTTGIPTRGVYGPSVSAISVDPNFKPPLEHDDNNNNRTYVILLTVGIVSGVLVVVLIMLAIMRRKGLLGGKDPVYKELQGIDLQTGLFTLKQIKVATKNFDAENKLGEGGFGSVYKGLLSDGTVIAVKQLSSKSKQGNREFVNEIGMLSGLQHPNLVKLHGCCVEGNQLILIYEYMENNCLSRILFGKGSDRKTKLDWLTRKKICLGIAKALAYLHEESRIKIIHRDIKASNVLLDKDFNAKISDFGLAKLIEDDKTHVSTRIAGTIGYMAPEYAMRGYLTDKADVYSFGVVALETISGKSNTNYRPDDEFFYLLDWAYVLQERGSLLELVDPDMGSDYSTEEAIVMLNVALLCTNASPTLRPTMCQVVSMLEGWTDIQDLLSDPGYSAAGSSSKHKSIRSHFWENPSRSQSMSIPTIYTDSSGSHVETEESKSLVKINSVGSDK
- the LOC127117728 gene encoding probable LRR receptor-like serine/threonine-protein kinase At1g07650 isoform X2; translated protein: MLSLKEQNLSGILSPEFSKLRHLKILDLSRNIITGSIPRQWTTMNLVELSLMGNRLSGPFPKVLTNITTLKNMSIEGNLFSGFIPTEIGNLINLEKLILQSNAFTGALPSALSKLTKLNDVRLSDNNFFGKIPDFISKWKVIEKLHIQGCSLEGPIPSSISALSKLSDLRITDLRGSRSSTFPPLNNMKSMKTLVLRRCAIKGEIPEYIGVMEKLKILDLSFNSLSGKIPDSFAELDKVDYMYLTSNNLSGTIPGWVLENNKNIDISNNNFEWENLSPTECQRGSINLVESYSLLSSKKSNIHSCLKKNFPCSTDKPRRYSMRINCGGSEANVSGSIYEADIERKGASMLFITNGWALSSTGGFMDNDIDSDPYTVTNTSKLNVSMINSKLYTTARVSPLSLTYYGLCMINGIYTVKLHFAEIIFINDRSFNSLGKRIFDVYIQGNLVLRDFDIEREAGGTGKPIVKKFNATVTQNTLKIQFYWAGKGTTGIPTRGVYGPSVSAISVDPNFKPPLEHDDNNNNRTYVILLTVGIVSGVLVVVLIMLAIMRRKGLLGGKDPVYKELQGIDLQTGLFTLKQIKVATKNFDAENKLGEGGFGSVYKGLLSDGTVIAVKQLSSKSKQGNREFVNEIGMLSGLQHPNLVKLHGCCVEGNQLILIYEYMENNCLSRILFGKGSDRKTKLDWLTRKKICLGIAKALAYLHEESRIKIIHRDIKASNVLLDKDFNAKISDFGLAKLIEDDKTHVSTRIAGTIGYMAPEYAMRGYLTDKADVYSFGVVALETISGKSNTNYRPDDEFFYLLDWAYVLQERGSLLELVDPDMGSDYSTEEAIVMLNVALLCTNASPTLRPTMCQVVSMLEGWTDIQDLLSDPGYSAAGSSSKHKSIRSHFWENPSRSQSMSIPTIYTDSSGSHVETEESKSLVKINSVGSDK
- the LOC127117728 gene encoding probable LRR receptor-like serine/threonine-protein kinase At1g07650 isoform X3; this encodes MNLVELSLMGNRLSGPFPKVLTNITTLKNMSIEGNLFSGFIPTEIGNLINLEKLILQSNAFTGALPSALSKLTKLNDVRLSDNNFFGKIPDFISKWKVIEKLHIQGCSLEGPIPSSISALSKLSDLRITDLRGSRSSTFPPLNNMKSMKTLVLRRCAIKGEIPEYIGVMEKLKILDLSFNSLSGKIPDSFAELDKVDYMYLTSNNLSGTIPGWVLENNKNIDISNNNFEWENLSPTECQRGSINLVESYSLLSSKKSNIHSCLKKNFPCSTDKPRRYSMRINCGGSEANVSGSIYEADIERKGASMLFITNGWALSSTGGFMDNDIDSDPYTVTNTSKLNVSMINSKLYTTARVSPLSLTYYGLCMINGIYTVKLHFAEIIFINDRSFNSLGKRIFDVYIQGNLVLRDFDIEREAGGTGKPIVKKFNATVTQNTLKIQFYWAGKGTTGIPTRGVYGPSVSAISVDPNFKPPLEHDDNNNNRTYVILLTVGIVSGVLVVVLIMLAIMRRKGLLGGKDPVYKELQGIDLQTGLFTLKQIKVATKNFDAENKLGEGGFGSVYKGLLSDGTVIAVKQLSSKSKQGNREFVNEIGMLSGLQHPNLVKLHGCCVEGNQLILIYEYMENNCLSRILFGKGSDRKTKLDWLTRKKICLGIAKALAYLHEESRIKIIHRDIKASNVLLDKDFNAKISDFGLAKLIEDDKTHVSTRIAGTIGYMAPEYAMRGYLTDKADVYSFGVVALETISGKSNTNYRPDDEFFYLLDWAYVLQERGSLLELVDPDMGSDYSTEEAIVMLNVALLCTNASPTLRPTMCQVVSMLEGWTDIQDLLSDPGYSAAGSSSKHKSIRSHFWENPSRSQSMSIPTIYTDSSGSHVETEESKSLVKINSVGSDK